In a genomic window of Methanosarcina horonobensis HB-1 = JCM 15518:
- a CDS encoding PKD domain-containing protein: MASELHVGAGESIQNAINEASPGDIILVESGKFNESIYLNKENLTLKSASGNPDNTIIAGENAGSYVFEIVASGVNVSGFSVTEGRCGIFLNNVRNCTISDNKISNQEVGIYLFKSGNNLLINNMVYSNLDCGVKLLTSPDNVIYGNYFNNMENARDNKLNTWNKSKGNYWSDYEGTDENGDGIGDTAYAVNPEAGSIDHMPLMEYPPAPPVLPSARFTSDVIEGLTPLSVRFKDFSENATSRLWEFGDGNSSSYPSPLHTYFSEGNYVVSLTVSNENGSDSAYVTIKVLNASEQSGPILPEAELISNNTTGHVPLVIKFVDVSKNADCVTWAFGDGKTSCCPEPEHTFCCPGNYTVSLTAENENGSSSTCIVITVQKNETDMDAEENAGEENAGEENIGNPEVIDSTEKKGGLVNLIKEYVSGISDEIIDDDNINTEANENSESNPGSESESTKNHRIIDREELESIKDSVVSGARSKVFAETEMSLENETLKAQKNIESFMDNSIPESTDNSLPEIKRRIAPWVPSFLGLAGAVFIVSLLKRGRGTRK, translated from the coding sequence ATGGCATCAGAATTGCACGTTGGAGCAGGAGAATCCATTCAGAATGCTATAAATGAAGCATCTCCTGGAGATATTATCCTTGTAGAGTCCGGAAAATTTAATGAAAGTATCTATCTTAACAAGGAAAACTTAACCTTAAAGTCCGCTTCTGGAAATCCTGACAATACCATTATTGCGGGAGAAAATGCCGGAAGTTATGTTTTTGAAATAGTTGCCAGCGGTGTAAACGTTAGCGGATTCTCGGTTACTGAAGGTCGATGCGGGATCTTTCTCAACAATGTTAGAAACTGCACGATAAGTGATAACAAAATTTCAAACCAGGAAGTAGGAATTTACCTTTTCAAATCCGGCAATAATTTGTTGATCAACAACATGGTGTATTCAAATCTGGACTGCGGTGTTAAACTGCTTACTTCTCCAGATAACGTAATCTATGGCAATTACTTCAATAATATGGAGAACGCCAGGGATAATAAGCTCAACACCTGGAACAAAAGCAAAGGCAACTACTGGAGCGATTATGAAGGGACTGACGAAAACGGAGACGGTATAGGGGATACTGCATATGCGGTCAATCCTGAAGCCGGTAGTATTGATCACATGCCTTTAATGGAGTATCCTCCGGCTCCCCCGGTACTGCCCAGTGCACGTTTCACTTCAGATGTAATAGAAGGATTGACTCCTCTCTCTGTTAGGTTTAAAGATTTTTCCGAAAATGCCACTTCCAGGCTGTGGGAATTCGGAGACGGTAATTCTTCAAGTTATCCGAGTCCTTTGCATACTTATTTCAGCGAAGGGAACTATGTTGTTTCTCTTACTGTAAGCAATGAGAATGGTAGTGATTCGGCATATGTAACAATAAAAGTTCTGAACGCTTCCGAACAATCCGGGCCCATACTTCCAGAAGCCGAACTTATTTCCAATAACACAACCGGTCACGTTCCTCTTGTTATAAAGTTTGTCGACGTCTCCAAGAATGCAGATTGTGTTACATGGGCCTTTGGGGATGGAAAAACATCCTGCTGTCCGGAGCCTGAGCATACCTTCTGCTGTCCTGGGAATTATACAGTATCTCTTACAGCTGAAAACGAAAATGGAAGTTCTTCGACGTGTATAGTCATAACCGTCCAGAAGAATGAAACAGATATGGATGCAGAAGAAAATGCAGGAGAAGAAAATGCAGGAGAAGAAAATATCGGGAATCCTGAGGTTATTGACAGTACAGAAAAAAAAGGTGGACTGGTAAATCTTATTAAAGAATATGTTAGCGGTATTTCTGATGAGATAATCGATGACGACAATATAAATACAGAAGCAAATGAGAACTCAGAATCAAATCCTGGCAGTGAAAGCGAGAGTACAAAGAATCACAGGATAATTGACAGAGAGGAACTCGAGTCTATAAAAGATTCTGTTGTATCCGGTGCCAGATCAAAGGTTTTTGCAGAAACCGAGATGTCTCTGGAAAACGAAACTCTCAAGGCTCAGAAAAATATTGAAAGTTTTATGGATAATTCCATACCCGAATCTACAGATAACTCCTTGCCTGAAATAAAGAGAAGAATAGCCCCCTGGGTTCCCTCATTTCTGGGACTTGCCGGGGCGGTTTTCATAGTTTCCTTGCTGAAAAGAGGCAGAGGAACACGAAAGTAA